The following coding sequences are from one Novosphingobium sp. KACC 22771 window:
- a CDS encoding 3-hydroxybutyrate dehydrogenase, with translation MKLDKKVCIVTGAASGIGLGIARRYVSEGALVALADLNLDAAQAAAAELNAAGPGQAIGIAMDVTSEEQVNAGVAQVVEKWGTVDVLVSNAGIQIVNPVENFAYADWKKMLAIHLDGAFLTSKAVLPHMQAQGSGAILMMGSVHSKTASPLKSAYVTAKHGLLGLARTIAREGGKKGIRANVICPGFVKTPLVEKQIPEQAKELGISEEEVVKKVMLGDTVDGEFTTVEDIAEVALFFASFPTNALTGQSLIASHGWFME, from the coding sequence ATGAAACTCGACAAGAAGGTTTGCATCGTCACTGGCGCGGCCAGCGGCATTGGTCTGGGCATCGCGCGGCGTTATGTGTCCGAAGGCGCGCTGGTGGCGCTGGCCGACCTCAATCTGGACGCGGCGCAGGCGGCTGCTGCCGAATTGAACGCGGCCGGGCCGGGTCAGGCCATCGGCATCGCCATGGATGTGACCAGCGAGGAACAGGTCAATGCCGGCGTGGCGCAAGTGGTCGAGAAATGGGGCACGGTTGACGTGCTGGTCTCGAACGCGGGCATCCAGATCGTCAATCCGGTGGAAAATTTCGCCTATGCCGACTGGAAGAAGATGCTGGCGATCCATCTCGACGGCGCCTTTTTGACCAGCAAGGCGGTCTTGCCGCATATGCAGGCGCAAGGTTCGGGTGCAATTCTGATGATGGGCTCGGTCCATTCCAAGACCGCCAGCCCGCTCAAGTCCGCCTATGTCACCGCCAAGCACGGCCTGCTGGGTCTGGCGCGCACGATTGCGCGCGAGGGAGGCAAAAAGGGCATTCGCGCCAATGTGATCTGCCCCGGCTTTGTCAAAACGCCGCTGGTGGAAAAGCAGATCCCCGAACAGGCCAAGGAATTGGGCATTTCCGAGGAGGAAGTGGTCAAGAAGGTCATGCTGGGCGACACGGTGGACGGCGAATTCACCACCGTCGAGGACATTGCCGAGGTGGCGCTGTTCTTCGCCTCCTTCCCGACCAACGCGCTGACCGGGCAATCGCTGATCGCCAGCCACGGTTGGTTCATGGAATAA
- a CDS encoding LysR family transcriptional regulator — protein MKRTHLPLNALRVFDAAARHLSFTRAADELAVTPAAVGQQIRALEDLLGVVLFRRTTKGLELTDEAQAGLEPLRAGFLQFEDAVQAMQAGQSSHVYTIAAPRDIFAAWLAPRLAAFRAANPDIRVVLVDGDATDFTEANLDLAMRLSEGPGDLEGVVIGEAQQAVVGEGEWIAWPSDPNPAGEGIEAGLHVGDAGQAIAAAAAGLGRARVPLLLAQGWRDLGRIPGFGQPEPARKAYWLVAPLPQWRQKKVKALVAHLTA, from the coding sequence ATGAAGCGTACCCATCTTCCTCTCAATGCCTTGCGCGTGTTTGACGCGGCGGCGCGTCACCTGTCCTTTACCCGCGCTGCCGACGAACTGGCCGTGACCCCCGCGGCCGTTGGGCAACAGATCCGCGCGCTGGAGGATCTGCTGGGCGTGGTGCTGTTTCGCCGCACGACCAAGGGGCTGGAACTGACCGACGAGGCGCAGGCGGGTCTGGAGCCTTTGCGCGCCGGGTTTCTGCAATTTGAGGATGCGGTGCAGGCGATGCAGGCGGGGCAATCCTCGCATGTTTACACGATTGCCGCGCCGCGCGACATTTTCGCGGCATGGCTGGCGCCGCGTCTGGCCGCGTTTCGGGCGGCCAATCCCGATATTCGCGTCGTTCTCGTCGATGGCGATGCCACCGATTTTACCGAGGCCAACCTCGACCTTGCCATGCGCCTGTCCGAAGGGCCGGGCGATCTGGAAGGCGTGGTAATCGGCGAGGCGCAGCAGGCGGTTGTGGGCGAGGGAGAATGGATCGCCTGGCCCAGCGACCCCAATCCGGCGGGCGAGGGTATCGAGGCGGGCTTGCATGTGGGCGACGCGGGACAGGCGATTGCGGCGGCCGCAGCCGGGCTTGGCCGCGCGCGCGTGCCATTGCTGCTGGCGCAGGGCTGGCGCGATCTGGGCCGCATTCCCGGCTTTGGCCAGCCGGAGCCTGCCCGCAAGGCTTACTGGCTGGTCGCCCCCTTGCCGCAATGGCGCCAGAAAAAGGTCAAGGCGCTGGTCGCCCATCTGACCGCATGA